A region of the Lycium ferocissimum isolate CSIRO_LF1 unplaced genomic scaffold, AGI_CSIRO_Lferr_CH_V1 ctg29094, whole genome shotgun sequence genome:
AACAAACTCTCTTGGATGTAGATCCTGGCCAACTTCTCTTAATTGTAAATCTTCCCTACTAAAATAGAGCCGACTTAAGCAACTGGCCCACAATGACCTAAATAGCATCGAATTTTTCCAAAGTTCATGGTAACCCTACCACAATGTCCATAGCAATCCTCTCCCATTTCCACTTAGGTATAGGCATCCTCTGAGTAAGTCCAATCGACTtttggtgctcatacttcacttgttgacaattcaaatacttAGCCATAATGTTGCTTCAAATCACGATAAATCTTTATAGCACCcgaatgaatagaatacctcgaactgTGAGCCTCCTCCATAATAAATCTAGTCAAGCCACCTTCCCAAGGAACACAAATACAACTCTTGATCCTCAAAACCCCCTTGTCATCATGAATTGCCTCTCTAGCCTTCCCTTTTAGCATCTTATCTCGAATTTTTCACAACTTTGGATCATCAAACTGCCGGGCTCTAATCTGCTCTAATAAGGAAGACCGTACCTCCACACAAAGCCGAACCTATCAAAGCTCAAATATTAAGTCTAACTATATACTATTGGCCAAGGCCTGAACATCCATAGCCAGAGGTCGCTCCCAACCTATAAACATGCTaggctacccatactcaccgcCTTGTGACTCAAGGCGTCCACCACTATATTTGCCTTGCCTAGATGATaaagaatcatcatatcataatctttgAGCATCTCTAACTTTGTATTCGCCTCAAATTAATATCCTCCGATTGAACATGTATCAAGACCTTATGATCGGTAAACACCTCACAATGCACACTATacgtaatgcctccaaatcttcaatgcaACAATACCACCGCCGCCAACTTCAAATCATCACCAGTAGTTCTTAACTGTCGTGCGGCTTCAACGCCTAAGCATAGGCTATCACCTTCCCTTATCAAAACACCACCAAGGCCAATCAGCAAAGTATCACAATACACAGTAAAACCATCCCCTTCGACAGGAAGAGTCAGAATAGGGTTTgtagtcaataaagtcttgagcttttgaaagctcgcCTCGCACTCATCAGACCACTGAAAGGGtacattcttctgagtcaatctggtcaaaggaGATGCAATAGACGAAAACCCCTCTACAAAACGCTGATAGTAGCTAGCGAGGCGACTTAAGCTCGAATCTCTCAGAATCGAAGTAAGCCCGACCCAATCACGAACTATTGTGTCTAATCTTCGGATCTACCATGATCCCATCTTTAGTCACCAGATGACCCAAGAATGCTAGTGAatcaagccaaaactcacacttcgagaacttagcatacaactttCCTTAAGAACTCGAGCACGATCTAATACTACTCGTGCTCGCTCTACTCACGAgagtatatcaagatatcatcaatgaagacaattaTGCAAGAATCCAGCTACCATCTGAAAACACCATTCATCAAACCCATGAAGGTTACCAgggcattggtcagcccaaaagacataaccaaaaactcataatgaccataacgggtcCTAAAAGCTGTCTTTGGGATATCCTTCGGGCCTAATCTTTGCGCCCCGGTGATAATCGGACCTCAAACCAATCTTAGAAAGGCCAGGTGCACCTCAAGCTAAAATAAATCAACAATCCGAGTAataggatacttgttcttaatggtcACTTTGTTCAACTGTCGATAATTGATACACATCCTTATGGATCCATCATTCGTCTTCACGAACAACACCGGATCACCCCAAGGAGAAACACTTAGTCGAATAAATCCTTTTCTCAACAAGTCTTGGAATTGTTCCTTCAGCTCTTTCAATTCGTTCGGCGCCATCCGGTAGGGCGGTATAGAAATGGGCTTGGTGCCCGGCTCCAAATCAATAAGAAATGTTTGTATCGAGATCCAGGGAATACGAGGTACGAGGGAAACACCTCGAAACTCCGCAAACCATTCTTGAATCAAGTGGAGGTGTATCAAAACTAGTATCCCTAACATAGGCCAAATACACCAAACACCCATTCTCAACCATACGATGAGCCTTAAGGAATGATACCACTTTCTTTGGCGCACGAATAGTATCCACTCCAACCTAGGGTTCCTGACATAGCTAAGGTAACCGTCTTGCCATGACaatccaagatcgcatgatgcGGAGACAACCAGCTCATGCCAAGAATAAagtcaaaatctaccatatctaagATCATCAAATCAACCTAGGTATCATACCCCATCAAAGTCATAAGACAAGATCGGTACACGCGATCCACCACTACGGAATGCCTAGCAGGAGTAGAAACACTAACAGGAAAATCAAGTGACTCTATTATATCCAAACCTGAAGAAAAATAAGTAGACACGCGGTGAGACCCAGAGCCTGGATCAAATAATCACAGAGGCCGACTAGTGACAGACCGAGATAGTACTTGTAATGACCGCATCCAAAGCCTCTGCCTGTGGTCTTCCTGGAAATGCATAGCAATGAGCACAGCCACCCTCGGCCTGAGAACCTCTGCGACCACCTCCTCGGCCAAACTAAGTGCCACCTCTACCCGAATGAGAATCGCCTCTGCC
Encoded here:
- the LOC132043840 gene encoding uncharacterized protein LOC132043840, producing MHRVAEAILIRVEVALSLAEEVVAEVLRPRVAVLIAMHFQEDHRQRLWMRSLQAFRSGGSRVPILSYDFDGIRRLDTIVRDWVGLTSILRDSSLSRLASYYQRFVEGFSSIASPLTRLTQKNVPFQWSDECEASFQKLKTLLTTNPILTLPVEGDGFTVYCDTLLIGLGGVLIREGDSLCLGVEAARQLRTTGDDLKLAAVVLLH